Below is a genomic region from Helianthus annuus cultivar XRQ/B chromosome 2, HanXRQr2.0-SUNRISE, whole genome shotgun sequence.
GTGATTAGTTGTAATTAATCGAAAATTAATCCAAAACAATCGGTGATTAATCGAGGATTAATCAGCGCCTAGtctaggggtgctaaacgggtcatattcgcgggttggcgggttcaaccaaGTAATTCTTTTATGTCTTGAATTTGCCAACAGTGTATGCTTGTTGCTACTTGATCAATCCAATAATGGGTGTACAACTTTTCTTTCCAAGTAAATCCCATGAATTTATCCAAAACAAAAATGAAATGTGCCTTGAAACCAGAAGCGAGAAGCGCACAAAAGTGACCCAAGGTCCAAAACCGGGGCTCGGATAATtatacactactagaaaatcCAAAACTTTCTACACCGTTTTTCGTAGGAAATGCGTCACAAATCGCGATTCCTGACGAATTTATGACAAAATGCATATGTAGGAAAACCACTCATAGGAAACTGGTTTGTTACACATTTCCTATGCAGCTTACGACGAATTTCCAACAAAAATTTGGTGTCGGAAATTTCTAGGCATTTTCTACGCATTATTACtgttattattaataataatacgATTATTATTTTTGGTTTTGTTACCCAATTCCCACACAATTTTCTGACCCATTTCCAACACTCTCCTTTTTGATGGATTTCCGACACTCTCCTTTCTGACGCATTTCTACACTCTTTTCCTACGCAATTCTGACACTCCTTTCCAATGCATTTCTGACgacattaaataaaataaaatagaataTAGTTATTTGTTTTGTAACTTCCTACGCATTTGCGACGGAacatttaaaaaagaaaaatttttTCCATGTTTTGcagttttatatatttaaaaacaaaTCAAGAATAACATTAATGTATCCATCTGACTGCTGCAATAATATTTAGGTGAGCTTGTATTACTTAAAACAGGTATTAAAACATGAGAATTTGGGGGTGTTTGGATGTGCATTTTGAATGTGATTTTTTGTTCAAAAACTTAAATATCAATAATTCACTATAAAATCACATTTTATTGATAATCATCTGCAACAACCTCAAACTCTAAAATCACCCTCTAAACACACATCTGAACACCCCCTCAGTATACAGTAATTAAACACACACATAGTTAATCACAATTAAATGCATCAAAATACAACAGCCACCACCATTTTCGTCACGAACCATCTAAATCAGACTAAAGTTCACCTAACATGTTGCCACACTCCACTATGCAGCCCCTGCCCGACGACACCACTAAAAACTACCCAGCATAACCACATCTGCAGGCAAGAACTGTCGTGAACCAGATTGCGATGCCGCCGCCACTAGATCCGCCATTGATGTTGCTCGAATCACTGTGACCGTCACCCGATGGCTTCACCACCATCCAAACGTCACCACCCTGTTCCCTCGATTTCTCGAACAACCACCGCCCACTTCCTCGCTGCCGCAACCCCTTCATCACTACTACATCGTTCACCACATCCCGACATACACCTCCCCTAAGCCACTCCGGACCTGAAACGCAGCATTGCTGCTGCTGCCTCCCCTCTGCCCCGCCACACGCCGCCGTTGTCGGCTGCTCCATCTCTCACACAACTCCCTCTCTATCTCCGTTTCTCTCTGTCATAATTCTCAATCTCTCTCTAGATTTAGACTTGTAGATTGTGTATTGTGAGAGAGGAATAAGATGGGGGCTGGGGTTTTTAGAAAATGGATGGAGAAAGGAAATCGAGAGGGAGAGAAGAGGGTCTggtaattgtgtgtgtgtgtgtgtgtgtatgaataTGAGATGAATGAAAGGTAGGGTGTATTTTCATCCGTTGATTTAAAAGGATGTGAGCAATGGATCACCCTAGGATTGTGATCCATGTGATGGCTGACCAAGTATTTTGATTGGCTCACGTGTTTTACCACATGTGAAGGCAGGTTCCATTGtccaaaattataaatattaaaactaAACTATGATAAGATAATTGGaagaaataataataaatagTATTATGCCAAATATAGTTTTGTTTCTAGTCAAGATTTAATTTTTTATATCATTCTGTTTTGTTTAATTTCTGAGTTTTATTATTGTTTCACATAAATGatcaatatatttttataaaacattttttttaaactacATATTTCAAAAATTGTATTTTATACTATATATAAATAGATGAAGTAATTTTTTTAAATCTTATATTTATTATACATTTCAATATATTTTCAATTCAAGTTTAAATTTAGAAGGTTAAAGTATGGGTTGTTAGGCCATGTGTAAGGGCACTATTTGGGCGTGAAGAAGCTTGATAATACCCTAACACTTTCCTTTTGTATGTTATAAGGGCATGAAGAGGTACAGGCATCTATGAAACCAGACCAGAAGCTTGATACACCCGAACATTTCAATATATTTTCAATTCAAGTTTAATTTAGAAGGTTAAATTTAGAACGTTAAAGTATGGTTTGGTTTACAGTTCCTATCGTATAAAACCAGACCAGTTCCTATAGTATAAAACCAGACCTGACTGTAAGACTTAATAATACatattatattaatattttatattaGGACATCTATGAACAAGTATTGACCATTTTGCTCGCCAGAGGGTCAACTGACTCCCTGACTCTCCTGTAGTTCTGCCCctaaggcccaatatggttcaATACACATATATGATCTACTATTGGCCATTGTGATCCTTTAAGACCAAATATGATCCATTAATAAATATATGATTACAGATGAGCTTGCTACCAAACGTACCGGTATCGAAAATCGCTAATATGGCTACCagtaaaaaaaaagtaaaatattgATACCATACTGAACTGAAAGTAACGGTACTGAAAACGCCAAATAGCAGGTACTGAAAAGAATTCGGTAtaaatttaaatatttaaaatatgttaataataaaactagttaaatatttaaatatggtaataaattttccatcacaaatgcgtagcaagttgctacacatttcctacgcaataattaataatattactgattaaacattaaaatatactctaaatataataataaatatttcgtcataaatgcgtagcaagttgctacacatttcctacgcaataattaataatattgctgattaaacattaaaatataatctaaatataataataaatatttcgTCATAAATGCGTAGCAGGTTGCCacacatttcctacgcaataatTAAGAATATTATTAGTTAAGCTTTTTAAATATAATTCAAATACAAATATAATTCATCTGTcgtaaatgcgtagcaagttgctacgcatttccgACACAATACTTAGAATTAGTATTTTTGTCACTATTGTGTCGCAAATTGGCCAAAAAAATGAAGGTCTTTTttccgtaggaaatgcgtagTAAATGTGTCAGAATTTGCGACGCATTTTTTTGCGTAGGAATTTTCCGTAGCAAAATGACCACTATTCTAATAGTGATATATGTGTTTTTGTATATTTCTTATAGGTTTCTAGCATCACTTACCCAATGTTCAAGACACAAAAAAGGTTTCTATATGTATTAATATTGAAAGTATATGCATGTACAACCTGAAAAGCATGTTGTCTATTAGTTAGATGCTTTTCAATTAAATGTCAGAGAGAGGTCTTTTttccgtaggaaatgcgtagTACATTTGTAGAATAAGGGGCACATTTTTAGATGTAGACAGGGCATCTAAATTCTCATGTTACTCTCCCTCCTCGTTGATATAAACGACTTTGGTCCCCCTCATCCTTCGATTTCAGCCAAAACCTTCCCTTCTTTCCGGCCACCACCTCTCCATCCACCAGAATCACACCTCTCTCTGACATGAGTCAACAAAGTCAACCaatttcagaatcagaatcagaattaGAGCTCTCCAAGTTCCTTCAACTCTTTTCTCCAATCTCTCTTCATCACTGGGAACCTAATATTTTTCATCCATGGGTATTTTGGAGCGAATCTGAAGGATGTGAAAATAATTCATCTTCACGTGAGTTGCTGGCTTCTCTTTTCCTTTATCAATTCAATTGTTAAGATGAAATCTGCATTTTCTAATAAATAATCACTCTAATTATTATGCAGCTCATCTTGCCACTACTCCCATGATTCATCAAATGATCAAATCTGCACTTTCTAATATTGAACATTACTTGGGGTTTATATTCATTGCTCTGTTCTGGGCACCTGTAACAATAGACAGAAGACAGCTACTTTCAACTTCACATCAACCATTTGCcgtcggtcatctttccaaaagCTTAGCCATGTATAGACTACATTCTGAGAAGTATAAATATAATATTGAACAAGACCTCATCATCTTAAGTGGTGGACCCGCCCCTGCTTTCCTCAATTGTCAGACATCTATACATAAACCCCAGGGGTTTCTATTGGATAACGATGAATTGATGTCTGTTATGGTTCCTATTTGTTTCCCTTCTCAAAGCAATTGTATTGGTGTTCTCCAGTTTACTTTGGATCCCTCAGAATGTAACTTGCCAGATTTTGTTGTTCACACGGTTAGGGAAATAAAGGTACGTGTTTATGAGATTCTACAAAACCATATCAAAGGAATTGCCTTCCAATACTTTCAATTTCTAAACACATATATATCTTGTTTGCTACTTCTGTTTGCAAGATGCTGGTCTGGATGTGTTTTATGTACAACATCTTATACCATACAAGGTAACCCTTccaaattaattataaaaaaatgatCATTTCTGCTTCAACAGAATGTGGTACCAACAGTAACTTAAATCTTCATGTATATTTTTGTTATATAGCTGTTGAAAGTGATGATCTTTTTCATTCTATGTTCTATGGTTAGAGATTTGATGCTTACTATTCTAAAATAGACTATAGTTTGCTTCTGGTGCCGAACTAGGTGACGAGTTAGTGTTGATAATCGAACGTGCGAATCACAGGTTAGAATATAAAGAATTGAGAATCAAAGAACGATAAACTTGCTTGTATTGAATGAAAAGTGATCGTACTACAACTGACATACATGAACCCTATATATACTAAACGAATAGATGCGATTGTAGAGACATATCTTTTCACGAACGGTTGCGACTCTTGAACTTGTGGTTGAGATTGATCTTGAAGAGGTGTGTCTCCTTGAAAAATCACGTCCCTGTGTTTCTTTTGTGCCTGTTGCCACCAAACTGAAGGGGTGCGACCAGAGAGATGTCGATCCCTTTAGTTTGTAGGTTTCAAACTTTCGTCTTGTCGCTTCCGGTCCCCGTACTT
It encodes:
- the LOC110938536 gene encoding uncharacterized protein LOC110938536, which gives rise to MSQQSQPISESESELELSKFLQLFSPISLHHWEPNIFHPWVFWSESEGCENNSSSPHLATTPMIHQMIKSALSNIEHYLGFIFIALFWAPVTIDRRQLLSTSHQPFAVGHLSKSLAMYRLHSEKYKYNIEQDLIILSGGPAPAFLNCQTSIHKPQGFLLDNDELMSVMVPICFPSQSNCIGVLQFTLDPSECNLPDFVVHTVREIKMLVWMCFMYNILYHTSSTDDGTQKIKIFQENRSSPMPTAPEKGKSPMVVNLIAPSKVTCKTAPKVLPQEVIEKHFGKTMKEAAKDLNVSLSTLKHKVKELKIPEWPGPNFVKRNRIDSSIIQTNTNEEDNGANEDTSTVNLNKNVLTIKAEYADDRSSSISLSRKQPLYVLRKKLV